In the Arachis ipaensis cultivar K30076 chromosome B10, Araip1.1, whole genome shotgun sequence genome, one interval contains:
- the LOC107620311 gene encoding uncharacterized protein LOC107620311: MFNEALYGKKRRQDNTLIDSWIDEYLLEDSDEEDLDRSSIPTPHRWINKDREVGHDRLFQDYFADEPMYNANIFRQIFRMRRHVFLRILNTLSNVYRYFPQRVDATGRRGLSPLHKCTAAIRMLAYGAAADAVDDYVRIGESTTIECLEKFVEGVISVFEDEYLRKPNPNDVRRLLQMAEGRGFPGMLGSIECMHLQWKNCPKAWKGMYMSGYRGVATIVLEVVASSDLWIWHAFFRVSGSNNDINVLDRSPVFDDILNDRAPKVSAVNTQTAPQEAPYDMTGSSMQGCMRVDVFELLVQEVLEVEVLDDILDLLSDYKLLEIDYSPTQKDMVKMIPIH; encoded by the exons atgtttaatgaggctttgtatggcaaAAAAAGACGGCAAGATAACACACTCATAGATAGTTGGATCGATGAGTATTTACTTGAAGATTCAGATGAAGAAGATCTCGATAGAAGCTCTATCCCAACTCCTCATAGATGGATCAACAAAGATCGAGAAGTAGGACATGATCGCCTTTTTCAAGATTACTTTGCAGATGAACCGATGTATAATGCTAACATTTTCCGACAGATATTTCGAATGAGAAGACATGTGTTCCTTCGGATACTAAACACTCTCTCAAACGTCTATCGGTATTTCCCACAGAGAGTTGatgcaactggaagaagaggcttGTCACCACTCCATAAATGTACCGCTGCGATACGAATGTTAGCATATGGCGCAGCAGCTGATGCTGTTGATGATTATGTGCGCATAGGCGAGAGCACTACAATTGAATGCTTGGAAAAATTTGTTGAAGGTGTCATTTCGGTGTTCGAGGATGAATACTTGCGAAAACCAAATCCAAATGACGTTCGACGCCTGCTACAAATGGCGGAGGGTCGTGGCTTTCCTGGCATGTTGGGTAGCATTGAGTGCATGCATTTGCAATGGAAAAATTGTCCAAAGGCGTGGAAAGGTATGTACATGAGTGGTTATCGTGGAGTTGCAACCATAGTACTTGAGGTTGTAGCATCTTCAGACCTTTGGATATGGCATGCGTTCTTTAGAGTTTCTGGTTCAAATAACGATATCAACGTGTTAGATCGTTCTCCAGTGTTCGATGATATTCTAAATGACCGTGCTCCGAAG gtttcagctgtcaacactcaGACTGCACCTCAAGAGGCCCCTTATGACATGACTGGTAGCTCTATgcaag ggtgtatgagagtTGATGTTTTTGAActacttgttcaagaagtactagaagttgaggtacttgatgatattCTGGATCTCCTTTCTGACTATAAATTACTTGAGATTGATTATTCACCAACCCAGAAAGACATG GTAAAAATGATTCCTATCCATTGA